A window of the Natronomonas salina genome harbors these coding sequences:
- a CDS encoding complex I NDUFA9 subunit family protein, protein MRILVVGGTGFIGQHLCRELHERGHEVTAMSRDPGEATLPAGVETAMGDVTAYDSIEGAFEGQDAAINLVALSPLFKPSGGDDRHFEVHRDGTANVVRAAEAHDVPRLVQMSALGADPDGETAYIRSKGLAEAAVRDADLEWVVFRPSVVFGDGGEFVEFTKKLATPYLTPLPGGGKTRFQPLWVGDVVPMLADALEGTVSGGDGDEGETGAEGDPHVGQIYEIGGPEVLTLAEVARLAHAADGKPVDVVPIPMFLAKVGLSLADHLPGAPMGSDQYRSLQFDNTTTGNDVGAFGVDESELTTLASYLGVDPDETAG, encoded by the coding sequence ATGCGCATCCTCGTCGTGGGCGGGACCGGATTCATCGGCCAGCACCTGTGTCGAGAGCTGCACGAGCGGGGCCACGAGGTGACCGCGATGTCGCGGGACCCGGGGGAGGCGACGCTCCCGGCGGGCGTTGAGACCGCGATGGGCGACGTCACCGCGTACGACTCCATCGAGGGGGCCTTCGAGGGTCAGGACGCCGCCATCAACCTCGTGGCGCTGTCGCCGCTGTTCAAGCCCTCCGGCGGCGACGACAGGCACTTCGAGGTCCACCGCGACGGCACGGCCAACGTCGTCCGGGCCGCCGAGGCCCACGACGTCCCGCGGCTCGTCCAGATGAGCGCCCTCGGGGCCGACCCGGACGGCGAGACGGCGTACATCCGGTCGAAGGGGCTGGCCGAGGCCGCCGTCAGGGACGCCGACCTGGAGTGGGTCGTCTTCCGGCCGTCGGTCGTCTTCGGCGACGGCGGCGAGTTCGTCGAGTTCACGAAGAAGCTGGCGACGCCCTACCTCACGCCGCTGCCGGGCGGCGGGAAGACGCGGTTCCAGCCGCTCTGGGTCGGCGACGTCGTGCCGATGCTCGCCGACGCCCTGGAGGGGACCGTCTCCGGCGGTGACGGAGACGAGGGCGAGACCGGCGCCGAGGGGGACCCCCACGTCGGCCAGATATACGAGATCGGCGGCCCCGAGGTGCTGACGCTCGCCGAGGTCGCGCGGCTGGCTCACGCCGCCGACGGCAAGCCGGTCGACGTCGTCCCCATCCCGATGTTCCTGGCGAAGGTCGGCCTCTCGCTGGCCGACCACCTCCCCGGCGCGCCGATGGGGTCCGACCAGTACCGCTCGCTGCAGTTCGACAACACCACGACCGGCAACGACGTCGGCGCCTTCGGCGTCGACGAGTCGGAGCTCACGACGCTGGCCTCGTATCTGGGCGTCGACCCCGACGAGACCGCCGGGTAG
- the cofH gene encoding 7,8-didemethyl-8-hydroxy-5-deazariboflavin synthase subunit CofH: MDAFEASANVPREEFSFDHRPETGQSFENALAKVRSGKRLTVDDAVELLTTGTESDGIDLGRKELVLEAADRRRAEVVGEEVTFVANLNNNVTTACNVGCLFCNFKDAAQRFEADHDGENDGFTKTPAESREIVGDAVERGIYEVCSVSGLHPALALDDEHREALEARAADPAVDASDAAELNYKPPEAYEEDPGTYVEQIRAMNVDGVHVHSMTPEEAYHARRGTDWSYEEVFRRLKAAGLDSVPGTAAEILVDEVREVICPGKIGTEEWLEAMAAAASVGLDTTATIMYGHVENEAHRALHLERIRELQDRTGAITEFVPLSFVHPETPLAERGMVEEGASVHEDELMIAVSRLFLDNVEHIQSSWVKYGDAQGLKLLNCGADDFMGTILSEEITKRAGGDYGEFRSFDEYAEMIEAIGRVPVERSTDYEQRRRIDPEAGTPGPTLGPKADGTPLL; this comes from the coding sequence ATGGACGCGTTCGAGGCGTCGGCGAACGTGCCGCGCGAGGAGTTCTCGTTCGACCACCGGCCCGAGACCGGCCAGTCGTTCGAGAACGCGCTGGCGAAGGTGCGGTCGGGCAAGCGGCTGACGGTCGACGACGCCGTCGAGTTGCTGACGACGGGCACCGAGAGCGACGGCATCGACCTCGGGCGGAAGGAACTGGTCCTCGAGGCCGCCGACCGCCGGCGCGCCGAGGTCGTCGGCGAGGAGGTCACCTTCGTCGCGAACCTGAACAACAACGTCACGACCGCCTGCAACGTCGGCTGCCTGTTCTGCAACTTCAAGGACGCCGCCCAGCGGTTCGAGGCCGACCACGACGGCGAGAACGACGGGTTCACGAAGACGCCCGCAGAGTCCCGCGAGATCGTCGGCGACGCCGTCGAGCGGGGCATCTACGAGGTCTGCTCGGTGTCGGGGCTCCACCCCGCGCTGGCGCTGGACGACGAGCACCGCGAGGCCTTGGAGGCCCGTGCGGCGGACCCAGCGGTGGACGCAAGCGACGCGGCGGAACTGAACTACAAACCGCCCGAGGCCTACGAGGAGGACCCCGGGACGTACGTCGAACAGATCCGCGCGATGAACGTCGACGGCGTCCACGTCCACTCCATGACGCCGGAGGAGGCCTACCACGCCCGCCGCGGGACCGACTGGAGCTACGAGGAGGTATTCCGCCGGCTGAAGGCCGCGGGCCTGGATTCGGTCCCCGGGACGGCGGCCGAGATCCTCGTCGACGAGGTCCGGGAGGTCATCTGCCCCGGGAAGATCGGCACCGAGGAGTGGCTCGAGGCGATGGCGGCCGCCGCCTCGGTCGGCCTCGACACGACGGCGACGATCATGTACGGCCACGTCGAGAACGAGGCCCACCGGGCGCTGCACCTCGAGCGGATCCGCGAACTGCAGGACCGGACCGGCGCCATCACGGAGTTTGTGCCCCTGTCGTTCGTCCACCCGGAGACGCCGCTGGCCGAGCGGGGGATGGTCGAGGAGGGCGCGTCGGTCCACGAGGACGAACTGATGATCGCGGTCTCGCGGCTCTTCCTCGACAACGTCGAGCACATCCAGTCGTCGTGGGTGAAGTACGGCGACGCCCAGGGGCTGAAGCTGCTGAACTGCGGGGCCGACGACTTCATGGGCACCATCCTCTCGGAGGAGATCACCAAGCGCGCGGGCGGCGACTACGGCGAGTTCCGGTCGTTCGACGAGTACGCCGAGATGATCGAGGCGATCGGCCGCGTGCCGGTCGAGCGCTCGACGGACTACGAGCAGCGCCGGCGGATCGACCCGGAGGCCGGGACGCCGGGGCCGACGCTGGGCCCGAAGGCCGACGGGACGCCGCTGCTGTAG
- a CDS encoding dienelactone hydrolase family protein has protein sequence MTDSEEVVVPSDRDVRATVDGPDADACVVACPPHPQMGGSRTDARLRAVGEALDCACLRFDYGDWDGGPGELADARDAYAWAREEFDEVGLFGYSFGGCLALVVAARESAADRAPFAAAALSPADRITDDIDAVAAVGDIDCPVGVVYGERDTTVDAEAVAERVRETGGTVEVVSADHHFVGQTQKVAEKIAAMLSV, from the coding sequence ATGACCGACTCGGAGGAGGTCGTCGTCCCCTCGGACCGGGACGTCCGCGCGACGGTCGACGGCCCGGACGCCGACGCCTGCGTCGTCGCCTGCCCGCCGCACCCCCAGATGGGCGGCAGCCGGACCGACGCCCGGTTGCGGGCGGTCGGCGAGGCGCTGGACTGCGCCTGTCTCAGGTTCGACTATGGCGACTGGGACGGCGGCCCCGGCGAGCTCGCGGACGCCCGCGACGCCTACGCGTGGGCGCGAGAGGAGTTCGACGAGGTCGGCCTGTTCGGCTACAGCTTCGGCGGCTGCCTGGCGCTGGTCGTCGCGGCCCGCGAGTCCGCGGCCGACCGCGCCCCCTTCGCAGCCGCGGCGCTCTCCCCGGCGGACCGGATTACCGACGACATCGACGCCGTCGCGGCCGTGGGGGACATCGACTGTCCCGTCGGCGTCGTCTACGGGGAGCGCGACACGACGGTCGACGCCGAGGCCGTCGCCGAGCGGGTCCGCGAGACCGGCGGGACGGTCGAGGTCGTGAGCGCCGACCACCACTTCGTCGGACAGACCCAGAAGGTCGCCGAGAAGATCGCGGCGATGCTGTCGGTGTGA
- the cofG gene encoding 7,8-didemethyl-8-hydroxy-5-deazariboflavin synthase subunit CofG yields MFGAGAYGVELTVDDDAVERLLAVTPADVDAADELSFARNVFVPLTTACRYTCTYCTYYDPPGQASLLSPEEVREICERGADAGCTEALFTFGDDPDDRYTQIHEQLEEWGHDSIHSYLREACEIALDCGLLPHANPGDQTREEMELVADLNASMGVMLETTAEIRAHAGSRRKEPGQRLATIATAGEVGVPFTTGILVGVGEDWRDRAESLLAIRELHERYGHVQEVIVQPVVDNERWQQGSPDLEALRRVTAMARAALPEAVSVQSPPNLAPVRDLLDCGIDDLGGVSPVTDDHVNPEYAWPQLRELEDVAEEAGVPLRERLPVYQRFVDGGWLSEEIQAAIHADDEAGRRYRRLLG; encoded by the coding sequence GTGTTCGGCGCAGGAGCCTACGGGGTCGAACTGACCGTCGACGACGACGCCGTCGAGCGGCTGCTGGCGGTCACGCCGGCCGACGTCGACGCCGCCGACGAACTGTCCTTCGCACGCAACGTGTTCGTCCCGCTGACGACCGCCTGCCGGTACACCTGCACCTACTGCACCTACTACGACCCGCCGGGGCAGGCGTCGCTGCTCTCCCCGGAGGAGGTCCGCGAGATCTGCGAGCGCGGCGCCGACGCCGGCTGTACGGAGGCGCTGTTCACCTTCGGCGACGACCCCGACGACCGCTACACGCAGATCCACGAGCAGCTCGAAGAGTGGGGCCACGACTCCATCCACTCGTACCTGCGGGAGGCCTGCGAGATCGCCCTCGACTGCGGCCTGCTGCCGCACGCCAACCCCGGCGACCAGACCCGCGAGGAGATGGAACTGGTCGCCGACCTGAACGCCTCGATGGGCGTCATGCTCGAGACGACCGCCGAGATCCGGGCCCACGCCGGCTCCCGGCGCAAGGAGCCGGGCCAGCGGCTCGCCACAATCGCCACCGCGGGCGAAGTCGGCGTCCCCTTCACGACCGGCATCCTCGTCGGCGTCGGCGAGGACTGGCGGGACCGCGCCGAGAGCCTGCTGGCCATCCGCGAACTCCACGAGCGGTACGGCCACGTCCAGGAGGTCATCGTCCAGCCCGTCGTGGACAACGAGCGCTGGCAGCAGGGGTCGCCGGACCTCGAGGCGCTCCGCCGCGTGACCGCGATGGCCCGCGCGGCCCTCCCCGAGGCGGTGTCCGTCCAGTCTCCCCCGAACCTCGCGCCCGTCCGGGACCTGCTGGACTGCGGCATCGACGACCTCGGCGGCGTCTCGCCGGTGACGGACGACCACGTCAACCCGGAGTACGCGTGGCCGCAGCTCCGGGAACTCGAGGACGTCGCCGAGGAGGCGGGCGTCCCACTCCGGGAGCGCCTGCCCGTATACCAGCGGTTCGTCGACGGCGGCTGGCTCTCCGAGGAGATTCAGGCCGCCATACACGCCGACGACGAGGCGGGGCGTCGGTACCGGCGACTGCTCGGTTAG
- a CDS encoding DUF7126 family protein, with product MGATSESDFSSSNLLRTRVAILLTAVVAVLSVVTGIVNISATGVSGPLAEYVPPAAARIAGFTGAMTGFLMLVSAYGLRRRFRVAWYTTVVLLPITAFQGLVQSSVLSLPLVGLSLVSLPFVLINWHHFRRSVNMTTTQLASLAAIVGVQTYGTVGTYALREEFEGVNTALDAFYFTLVTASTVGYGDIAATSQFGRLFSMSVLLTGVASFGVALGTLLGPLIEARLATALGNMSEKELDVLEDHYIVVGYGDLTEPIIESLGDRSAVVITRNDDEARRLRDRGYQVITADPSDEEPLQRIHIERAAAFIAATDDDAQDALSILTARELNPDLRIVAAATDRENVPKLRRAGADTVLSPSVLGGRLLVESAFGNDDPERIVGQLLGFDE from the coding sequence ATGGGGGCCACCTCGGAGTCGGACTTCTCGTCCTCGAACCTGCTCCGGACGCGGGTGGCCATCCTGCTGACGGCGGTGGTCGCGGTCCTGTCCGTCGTCACCGGCATCGTCAACATCAGCGCGACCGGGGTCTCGGGGCCGCTCGCCGAGTACGTCCCGCCGGCGGCCGCCCGCATCGCCGGCTTCACCGGCGCGATGACCGGCTTCCTGATGCTCGTCAGCGCCTACGGGCTCCGCCGGCGCTTCCGGGTGGCCTGGTACACGACGGTCGTCCTGCTGCCGATCACGGCCTTCCAGGGGCTGGTGCAGTCGAGCGTGCTCTCCCTCCCGCTGGTCGGTCTCTCCCTGGTGTCGCTGCCGTTCGTGCTGATCAACTGGCATCACTTCCGGCGGTCGGTGAACATGACGACGACGCAACTGGCGTCGCTGGCGGCCATCGTCGGCGTCCAGACGTACGGGACCGTGGGCACCTACGCGCTCCGCGAGGAGTTCGAGGGCGTCAACACCGCCCTCGACGCCTTCTATTTCACGCTCGTCACCGCCTCGACGGTCGGCTACGGCGACATCGCCGCCACCTCGCAGTTCGGCCGCCTCTTCTCGATGTCCGTGCTCCTGACCGGCGTCGCCAGCTTCGGTGTCGCCCTCGGGACGCTGCTGGGGCCGCTCATCGAGGCCCGCCTGGCAACCGCACTCGGAAACATGAGCGAGAAAGAACTCGACGTCCTCGAAGACCACTACATCGTCGTCGGCTACGGCGATCTGACCGAACCGATAATCGAGAGTCTCGGCGACCGCTCGGCCGTCGTCATCACCCGCAACGACGACGAGGCCAGGCGCCTCCGCGACCGGGGGTACCAGGTCATCACCGCCGACCCCAGCGACGAGGAGCCGCTGCAGCGCATCCACATCGAGCGGGCGGCGGCGTTCATCGCGGCCACCGACGACGACGCCCAGGACGCGCTGTCCATCCTGACGGCCCGGGAGCTCAACCCCGACCTCCGCATCGTCGCCGCGGCGACCGACCGCGAGAACGTCCCGAAGCTCCGCCGGGCCGGCGCCGATACCGTGTTGAGCCCCTCCGTCCTCGGCGGCCGGCTGCTCGTCGAGTCCGCCTTCGGCAACGACGACCCCGAGCGCATCGTCGGCCAGCTGCTGGGCTTCGACGAGTAG
- a CDS encoding sensor histidine kinase, whose translation MARGNRFVSASGARRIVEAVGVAYLILAAGWLLAPIPLDTTLVDDLVEFLLILATGCVLLYGGYRLPWFDVRPQFYPTVAKWTLGGIGVLLCLLGFYSLQPGEDVGNVAAVFILTGLAGIAGFAGGVHSAQAKTRASELEETVEQLQTANERLEHFAYAASHDLQEPLRMVSSYLRLLETRYEDDLDEEAHEFIEFAVDGADRMRAMVESLLEYSRVTTQGESFERTDTEEIFEGVLDDLQLRIEETGAEITTGELPTVVADPDQIAQVFQNLLSNAMQYSGDEPPRIHVGAERTGEAWLFSVADDGIGIDPEYHDRIFNVFERLGTTPESAERGAGGIGLALCERIVERHGGDIWVESTPGEGATFYFSLPASAEELPLPPEQAAVAG comes from the coding sequence ATGGCTCGCGGGAACCGGTTCGTCTCGGCCAGCGGCGCCCGGCGTATCGTGGAGGCGGTGGGGGTGGCCTACCTCATCCTGGCTGCAGGCTGGCTGCTGGCGCCGATTCCCCTTGACACCACGCTGGTCGACGACCTCGTCGAGTTCCTGCTGATTCTGGCCACCGGGTGCGTCCTCCTGTACGGTGGCTACCGGCTGCCCTGGTTCGACGTTCGTCCGCAGTTCTACCCCACGGTCGCGAAGTGGACCCTCGGCGGCATCGGGGTGTTGCTCTGCCTGCTGGGGTTCTACAGCCTCCAGCCCGGCGAGGACGTCGGCAACGTGGCGGCCGTCTTCATCCTGACCGGGCTCGCCGGCATCGCCGGGTTCGCCGGCGGGGTCCACAGCGCGCAGGCGAAGACGCGCGCCAGCGAACTCGAGGAGACCGTCGAACAGCTCCAGACGGCCAACGAGCGCCTCGAGCACTTCGCGTACGCCGCCTCCCACGACCTCCAGGAACCCCTGCGGATGGTCTCGAGCTACCTCCGGCTGCTCGAGACCCGCTACGAGGACGACCTGGACGAGGAGGCCCACGAGTTCATCGAGTTCGCCGTCGACGGCGCCGACCGCATGCGGGCGATGGTCGAGAGCCTCCTGGAGTACTCCCGGGTGACGACCCAGGGGGAGTCCTTCGAGCGGACCGACACCGAGGAGATATTCGAGGGGGTCCTCGACGACCTCCAGTTGCGCATCGAGGAGACGGGCGCGGAGATCACGACCGGCGAGCTGCCGACCGTGGTCGCCGACCCAGACCAGATCGCGCAGGTGTTCCAGAACCTCCTGTCGAACGCCATGCAGTACAGCGGCGACGAGCCGCCGCGGATCCACGTCGGCGCCGAGCGGACCGGCGAGGCGTGGCTGTTCTCGGTGGCCGACGACGGCATCGGCATCGACCCCGAGTACCACGACCGCATCTTCAACGTCTTCGAGCGGCTCGGCACCACCCCCGAATCCGCCGAGCGCGGCGCCGGCGGCATCGGACTGGCGCTCTGCGAGCGCATCGTCGAGCGCCACGGCGGCGACATCTGGGTGGAATCGACGCCCGGCGAGGGCGCCACGTTCTACTTCAGCCTCCCGGCGTCCGCGGAGGAACTGCCGCTCCCCCCGGAACAGGCCGCGGTGGCCGGATAG
- the gpmI gene encoding 2,3-bisphosphoglycerate-independent phosphoglycerate mutase — MRAALVILDGWGLSESGAGDGSDAVAAADTPNFDRLREAGADGTLETHGRRVGLPDGQMGNSEVGHLNIGAGRVVKQDSTRITDDIDAGVFADNDAIGDAVEYARDHGGRLHFMGLVSDGGVHSHQAHLHALVELAAERGVEAVTHAFTDGRDTDPKSGAGYLAELESVVEAAGTGDVATVCGRYYAMDRDENWDRTRRAYDAIVHREAPHESESAVAAAEASYERGDTDEYVEPTLVEGEAALEDGDAVVFFNFRADRARQLVRMLADIEPSWAFDTSPPDVRLVTMTEYDETFDLPVAYPPLEPEKTLGEVVSEAGLTQLRMAESEKYAHVTYFLNGGREVAFEGEHREIVDSPDVATYDRRPEMSAAELTDTAIEYIAGEAPRASESASGERSDPRAGEDPDVLVLNYANPDMVGHTGDFEAAVAAVEAVDEQLGRLEAAVREAGGHLLVTADHGNADDMGTPEDPHTAHTTNPVPFVYVSPEGDRGSFSVRDGGTLADIAPTLLWLIDVEAPDAMTGERLLEE; from the coding sequence ATGAGAGCAGCGCTGGTCATCCTCGATGGCTGGGGGCTGAGCGAGTCCGGCGCGGGCGACGGGTCCGACGCCGTCGCCGCCGCCGACACGCCGAACTTCGACCGCCTGCGCGAGGCGGGCGCCGACGGCACCCTCGAGACGCACGGCCGCCGGGTCGGGCTGCCGGACGGCCAGATGGGCAACAGCGAGGTCGGCCACCTCAACATCGGCGCCGGCCGCGTCGTCAAGCAGGACTCGACGCGGATCACCGACGACATCGACGCGGGCGTCTTCGCCGACAACGACGCCATCGGCGACGCCGTCGAGTACGCGAGGGACCACGGCGGTCGGCTGCACTTCATGGGGCTGGTCAGCGACGGCGGCGTCCACTCCCACCAGGCGCACCTCCACGCGCTCGTCGAACTCGCCGCCGAGCGGGGCGTCGAGGCCGTGACGCACGCCTTCACCGACGGCCGCGATACGGACCCGAAGAGCGGCGCGGGCTACCTCGCGGAACTGGAGTCCGTCGTCGAGGCGGCCGGCACCGGCGACGTCGCGACGGTCTGCGGGCGTTACTACGCGATGGACCGCGACGAGAACTGGGACCGGACGCGGCGCGCCTACGACGCCATCGTCCACCGGGAGGCGCCCCACGAGTCAGAGTCCGCGGTGGCGGCCGCCGAAGCCTCCTACGAGCGCGGGGACACCGACGAGTACGTCGAGCCGACGCTCGTCGAGGGCGAAGCCGCACTCGAGGACGGCGACGCGGTCGTGTTCTTCAACTTCCGGGCCGACCGCGCCCGCCAGCTCGTCCGGATGCTCGCCGACATCGAGCCGTCGTGGGCCTTCGACACGTCGCCGCCCGACGTCCGGCTGGTCACGATGACCGAGTACGACGAGACGTTCGACCTGCCGGTCGCCTACCCGCCGCTGGAACCCGAGAAGACCCTCGGCGAGGTGGTCTCCGAGGCCGGCCTCACGCAGCTCCGGATGGCGGAGTCCGAGAAGTACGCCCACGTCACCTACTTCCTCAACGGCGGCCGCGAGGTCGCCTTCGAAGGCGAGCACCGCGAGATCGTGGACAGTCCGGACGTGGCGACCTACGACCGCCGGCCCGAGATGTCCGCCGCGGAGCTGACCGACACGGCGATCGAGTACATCGCGGGCGAGGCGCCACGCGCCTCGGAATCCGCGAGCGGGGAGCGAAGCGACCCGCGAGCGGGCGAGGACCCCGACGTCCTGGTCCTCAACTACGCCAACCCCGACATGGTCGGCCACACGGGCGACTTCGAGGCGGCGGTCGCCGCTGTCGAGGCCGTCGACGAGCAACTCGGCCGGCTCGAGGCGGCCGTCCGCGAGGCCGGCGGGCACCTGCTGGTCACCGCCGACCACGGCAACGCCGACGACATGGGCACGCCGGAGGACCCCCACACCGCCCACACGACCAACCCCGTCCCGTTCGTCTACGTCTCCCCCGAGGGGGACCGGGGGAGCTTCTCGGTCCGCGACGGCGGCACGCTCGCCGACATCGCGCCGACGCTGCTGTGGCTGATCGACGTCGAGGCGCCCGACGCGATGACCGGCGAGCGGCTCCTCGAGGAGTAG
- a CDS encoding tubulin/FtsZ family protein, giving the protein MKLAMIGFGQAGGKILDRFLEYDSTRGTGIIGHAVAVNSAKADLMGLEYVPEENRVLIGQSVVKGHGAGTEPELGERCAREDMEEIQTAIDRMTSSEIDGFLVMAGLGGGTGSGGAPVLAEHLQRLYVEPVYGLGILPARDEGGIYNRNAARSFQKFVDEVDNLLTFDNDTFKTGGESLGQGYAEINQEIITRFGALFSAGEVEALGDDVAESVVDASEIINTLGEHGISSVGYASEEVETGDGGGLLDRFRGGNEQDGLDSKGDATNRITSLVRRATLGKLTLQCEVDSTERALLLVSGPPEALNRKGIDKARTWLENTTQCMEVRAGDYPLPNEDRVAAIVMLSGVTDVPRVKEMQRMAVEAEENVEKLRAKSKDDLDKLVEYGDDDE; this is encoded by the coding sequence ATGAAACTTGCAATGATCGGCTTCGGGCAGGCCGGCGGGAAGATCCTCGACCGGTTCCTCGAATACGACTCGACCCGAGGAACTGGTATCATCGGTCACGCCGTCGCGGTGAACTCCGCGAAGGCGGACCTGATGGGTCTCGAATACGTCCCCGAGGAGAACCGCGTTCTCATCGGCCAGTCGGTGGTCAAGGGACACGGGGCAGGGACGGAACCGGAACTGGGCGAACGCTGCGCCCGGGAGGACATGGAGGAGATCCAGACGGCGATCGACCGGATGACCTCCAGCGAGATCGACGGCTTCCTCGTGATGGCCGGGCTGGGCGGCGGCACGGGCAGCGGCGGCGCGCCGGTGCTGGCCGAGCACCTCCAGCGGCTGTACGTCGAACCCGTCTACGGGCTCGGCATACTGCCGGCCCGCGACGAGGGGGGCATCTACAACCGCAACGCGGCGCGGTCGTTCCAGAAGTTCGTCGACGAGGTGGACAACCTCCTGACCTTCGACAACGACACGTTCAAGACCGGCGGCGAGAGCCTCGGTCAGGGCTACGCGGAGATCAACCAGGAGATCATCACCCGCTTCGGCGCGCTGTTCTCCGCCGGCGAGGTCGAGGCCCTGGGTGACGACGTCGCAGAGAGCGTCGTCGACGCCTCCGAGATCATCAACACGCTCGGCGAGCACGGCATCTCGAGTGTCGGGTACGCCAGCGAGGAGGTCGAGACCGGCGACGGCGGCGGCCTCCTCGACCGGTTCCGCGGCGGCAACGAACAGGACGGACTCGACAGCAAGGGAGACGCGACCAACCGCATCACGTCGCTGGTCCGCCGAGCGACCCTCGGCAAACTCACCCTGCAGTGCGAGGTCGACAGCACCGAGCGCGCGCTCCTCCTGGTCTCCGGGCCGCCGGAGGCGCTCAACCGGAAGGGCATCGACAAGGCGCGGACGTGGCTGGAGAACACCACCCAGTGTATGGAGGTCCGCGCCGGCGACTACCCGCTCCCGAACGAGGACCGCGTGGCCGCCATCGTGATGCTCTCGGGCGTGACGGACGTCCCGCGCGTCAAGGAGATGCAGCGCATGGCCGTCGAGGCCGAGGAGAACGTCGAGAAGCTCCGCGCGAAGAGCAAGGACGACCTGGACAAACTGGTCGAGTACGGCGACGATGACGAGTAA
- the cofC gene encoding 2-phospho-L-lactate guanylyltransferase: MDVLVPFAADEPKTRLADVLEPDERTAFARELLLDVCDAIRAADGDPTVLSTAPIDCPHPVVVDDRPLTAAVNAHLEAPMAVVMADLALATPAALRRLFETDAEVTLAPGLGGGTNAFVTRHPEFAVDYHGASIRDHRRIAREVGADVETVDSFRLAVDVDEPEDLAEVLLHGGGRALSWLETAGFAVESTDGRVIAGR, translated from the coding sequence ATGGACGTCCTCGTCCCGTTCGCGGCCGACGAGCCCAAGACGCGGCTCGCCGACGTCCTCGAACCGGACGAACGGACGGCCTTCGCCCGCGAACTACTCCTCGACGTCTGCGACGCGATACGGGCAGCCGACGGCGACCCGACCGTCCTCTCGACGGCGCCGATCGACTGTCCCCACCCGGTCGTCGTCGACGACCGCCCGCTGACGGCGGCGGTGAACGCACACCTCGAGGCGCCGATGGCGGTGGTGATGGCCGACCTGGCGCTGGCGACCCCCGCCGCGCTCCGGCGGCTGTTCGAGACCGACGCGGAGGTGACCCTCGCCCCCGGCCTCGGCGGCGGAACGAACGCCTTCGTCACCCGTCACCCCGAGTTCGCCGTCGACTACCACGGCGCCTCGATCCGCGATCACCGCCGCATCGCCCGCGAGGTGGGCGCCGACGTCGAGACGGTCGACTCCTTCCGGCTGGCCGTCGACGTCGACGAACCCGAGGACCTGGCCGAGGTCCTCCTCCACGGCGGCGGCCGGGCGCTGTCCTGGCTCGAGACCGCCGGGTTCGCGGTGGAATCGACCGACGGCCGCGTGATCGCCGGGCGCTGA